The following nucleotide sequence is from Acidovorax radicis.
AGGCCGAGGGCGGGCGAGTCACCCAATTGGCGCGTGCGGTGGGCCTCACGCAGGGCACCACGCACCGTTTGCTGCAATCGCTGGTGGCAGAGGGCATGGTCGAGCAGGACGAGCGCAGCAAGCTCTACCGCCTGAGCATGGACTTCTTCGCCCTGGCGGCGAAGGCAGGCAACCCGGGCGACCTGCGCAGCCTGTGCCGCCCCGCGCTGCTGCGCCTGTGCGCCAGCCTGGGCGACAGCATCTTTCTATTGGTGCGCAGCGGCTTCGACGCCGTGTGCCTGGACCGCAGCGAAGGCCCGTTCCCCATCCGCTCCTTCACCGGCGACATTGGCGGCCGCGTGGCCCTGGGCGTGGGGCAGGGCGCGCTGGCCATCCTGGCGTTTTTGCCCGAGGCCGAGCGCGAAGAGGTCATCCGCTTCAACCTGTCCCGCGTGCGCGAGTACGGTGTGTTTGATGAGGTGTACCTGCGCACCGAAATCGAGCGCGTGCGCCAGCTGGGCTACGCGGGCCGCAACACCGGCTTGCTCGAAGGCATGGCTGGTGTGGCCGTGCCCATCCTTGACCGCGAAGGCCGTGCCGTGGCGGCGCTGAGCGTGGGCACCATCTCCGCGCGGCTCAACGACGACCGCCTGCCGACGGTGGTGGAGTTGCTCAAGCGCGAGGCGGCGGCGATCGGGCCGAAGATCAATCCGTTTGATGCGACGCTGCGGCGGCCTGCGCAAAGCCTGGGGGGTTCGACGGCGGAGCAGCGGGTTGTGCCTGGCGCAGACCGGGGGGGTGTTTCAGATCCCCTGGGTTGAGGGGCTGGCGTGGCGAAGTGAGATTCACGCGTGGCCCGCACCATCCGCACCATCTGTAAGTCCTGGTCGCAGGCCCTTGCTGCACCCGTGTGGCGCACAAAGTACGTTTGCGAGCGCAAGGGTGGGCCACACCGCTATAGTCCGCGCTCCCCCTGGCGGGTTGTGTGCCGATGACGTGCGCTGAGATGATCGACCCGCCGCTTCTTCAAGCAAAAGAACGAACACCATGGGCCTCCAGCAAACCACCCCCGACTACCTCTACCAATGCCGCGCCGCACAGCGTGCCGAGCAAGAGCAATCCCTGGCCAGCACCGACAACTGGGCCCATGTGGACAAGCCCCAGGTACATGCCGACTTTGATGCCTTCTACCAAGAGCTGGCGCCGCTGATCGATGCCCATGCCCCCGAGTCCGAGGCGATCCAGGCCCTGATGGAAAAACACTTTGCCATCGTTGCGCGGTTCTATGTGCCATCGCGCGATGCTTATGTGGGCACCGTGCTGTTCTATGCCGACAACACCGACATGAAGGCGTTTCACAATGCCTACCACCCACGCATGGTGGAGTTTTTGGGCGACGCTGCGTACACCTACGCGCTGCAGAACCTGCAGTAACGCTCTTTGGCTGCCCATGCAAACACACACCCCCCCCGTGCGGCCCCTCACCAGCGGCGCCCTTGAACCTCTTCCGGCTGTGTGCGGCGCACTGGCCGAAGCGCTGAGTGACGACGCGTTCTACCAGGCCGTCACCATCGACCACGCAGCCGACCCCGCCCTGCGCCACCGCGTGCTGGCCCACTACTTCGTGCTGGCGCTGGACGAAGCCCGAGCTGTGGGCGAAGTGCATTGGGCCGGTGATGACGGTGCTGCCCTGTGGCTCACCCCTGAGGCCCCGGCCAGCCACCGCGCCCTGCACGGCGAGCGCCGCACCCAGGCGCTGTCGCGCCTGCTCGGCCCCATCGGGTTCGGCCACTACCAGCACATCGGCGCCGCCATGGAGGCGCAGGTGCCCGCCGTCCTGCACGACGCGTGGTACCTCTCCATCCTGGGCGTGCGCCCCGCAGCACAGGGCCAGGGGCTGGCGCAGCGGCTGCTGCAGCCAACGCTGGCACGCGCAGACCAGGCGCGCGCCACCTGTTACCTGGAAACCTTCAACCCGCTCAGCCTGCCGTTCTACCAGCGCCTGGGGTTTGCGCGCGTGGTCGAATGTGTGGAGCCCGTCTCTGCCCGCCCTTACTGGCTGATGGTGCGCGAGGCCGCGCAGCGACAGCCCTGAAGCCTGCCCGCCTGCGGTCAGAACACCGCCAATGCCCTGGCCACCTGGGCGTGCGCATCGGTGTCGATGGTGCAGTTGTGGGCCACCACCACCCGTGCAAACGGCCAGCGCAGCACACGCTCCGCACTGCGGGCTGCTGCAGCCCGGTCACGCACCAGCGCGCGCACCGTGAGCGGCACGGCCAGCCGGCTTCGCACCCCCGTCAGCGTGGCATAGGCCCGCGTGGGCCAGGGCAGATCGCCCGCCATCCACTGCAGCAGGTCCGTCACGACGAGCGTGGCCGACGGCCGGTGAAACCACACCGACTCATTGCCCGCCGGAATGCCCTCGAAGGCAAAGTGCTCCAGGTCCGGTAGCCACTTGTGAACCGCCCCGCGTTTTGAGGAGGCTCTTTTCTCTGAGAGGATTGAGCCATGAGCAAGAAGTCGAACCAGTTTTCACCTGAGGTCCGCGAGCGCGCTGTTCGCATGGTGCGTGAGCACCGAGGCGAGTACCCCTCGCTGTGGGCTGCCATTGAATCCATCGCCCCCAAGATTGGCTGCGTGCCGCAGACCTTGCACGAGTGGGTCAAGCGTGCCGAGGTCGATTCCGGCGTGCGTGAGGGCATCACCACCTCCGAGCGTGAACGGATGAAGGTGCTGGAGCGCGAGGTCAAAGAACTGCGCAAAGCCAACGAGATCTTGAAGCTGGCCAGCGCGTTTTTCGCCCAGGCGGAACTCGACCGCCGTCTGAAGCCCTGAAGGGCTTCATCGATCAGCATCGACAGGCCTACGGGGTCGAGTCGATCTGCAAGGTGCTGCAGATCGCCCCGTCAGGCTATTGGCGTCATGCCGCCCGTCAACGCAATCCACGGCTGCGCTGTCCGCGCGCCCAACGTGATGACACCCTGGTGCCGCATATTGAGCGCGTCTGGCAGGCCAACATGCGGGTCTATGGCGCCGACAAGATCTGGAAACAGATGAACCGCGAAGGGCTGTCCATTGCCCGCTGCACGGTCGAGCGCTTGATGAAGCGCCTGGGATTGCAGGGCGTGCGCCGTGGCAAGGTGGTTCGCACCACCATCAGCGACATGAAAGCACCGTGCCCGCTGGATCGGGTCAACAGACAGTTCAAGGCCGAGCGGCCCAACCAGCTGTGGGTCTCGGACTTCACGTACGTCTCAACCTGGCAGGGGTGGCTGTACGTGGCCTTCGTGATCGACGTATACGCCAGGCGCATTGTGGGGTGGAGGGTCAGCACCTCCATGCAAACGGAATTCGTTCTGGATGCCCTGGAGCAGGCCCTGTATGCCAGGCAACCCGAGCGTGATGGCGCATTGATTCATCACTCCGACAGGGGGTCGCAATACGTCAGCATCCGCTACAGCGAACGGCTGTCAGAGGCAGGCATCGAGCCCTCGGTGGGCAGCAAGGGCGACAGCTATGACAACGCTTTGGCTGAGACGATCAACGGTCTGTACAAGGCCGAGGTGATTCATCGACGGTCCTGGCCAACTCGTGAATCGGTAGAGCTGGCAACGCTGGAATGGGTGTCTTGGTTCAACCATCACAGGCTGCTCGGACCCATCGGATACATACCGCCGGCAGAGGCTGAGGCAAACTACTACCGGCAACTCGCCAGTCAGTCCTCCATGGTGGCGGCCTGACTTAAACCAACCGGCCTCCACGAAACCCGGGGCGGTTCATCATGTGGCGCAGGCTTTTGGTGCTGAAGCTGCGGCCATAGTCGGCTGTCAACTGTCTCGACACTGTGGAGACAATCTCCTCGCCGTAATTGGCCCGTTGTCCTCCCAGCACTTCGGCTCGGATGCGCTGGCCGATGCGCCAGTGCATCCATGTCAGGCCGGAGTTCACTGCTACCACGGCGGCTTCCCGGGCTTGCTCGATGAGCTGCCGCAGGTCGGTCAACAACTGGGGTGCATCCGGCACGGCCATGGGTGCAGTTGCATTTGTCTTCGGTAGTTTGGTTTCACGCATGCGGACTCCTTGGCTATGCACTATGCCGTTGATGTTCTTCAGGGCGTTGTCTGTTTTGTCCTGAGCGTGTGGTGCGGTGTCTCATGGCAAGTTTTTGCTTCTGATTTCATAGCTGCTTGCGCTTTAAGAATAAGCGCCAGGGGCACTTTTTGAGCATATTTCAGGTGGCTGGGCGTGGGGTCGTTCCTCGCTGGCATCTTCTGCCCTCACCTCTGCCTTTGCCCCACACTCCCCCACGACCCAATCCCTGAACGCCTTCACCAGCGGCGTCTGCGCCCGCGCCTCCGGGTACACGAGGTAATACGCATCCGTGCTCGTCAGCACCTGGTCTGACAGCTCCACCAAACTCCCTGCAGCCAGCTCCTGCTCAATCAAAAAGCGCGGCAGCAGGGCCGCCCCCAGGTGCGAGACCGCAGCCTGCGCAATCATGGCGAAGTGCTCGGACTGCGGGCCGCGCAGGGCCAGGGCCGTGGGCACGCCCACCAGCTCAAACCATTCGGCCCATTGCGTGGGACGAGTGCTTTGCTGCAGCAGCACCACGCGGGTCAAATCCTGCGGGGTGTGGATGCCGTGGCGGTCGCGGTAGGCGGGGCTGCACACGGGCACGGTTTCTTCGTGCATCAGGTATTCGCACACGGCGCCTGCCCAGTGCGGGGTGCCGAAGTGGATGGCAGCGTCGAACGGTGTGCCCGCAAAGTCAAACGGCTCGGTGCGGGCCGAGAAGTTGACCATGGCCTCCGGGTGCAGCGCCATGAAGCCGCCCAGGCGCGGGATGAGCCAGCGGGTGCCCAGCGTGGGCAGCACGGCCAGGTTGAGCAGGCCGTCGGTGCTGGAGAACGCCATGGCTTTTTGTGTGCTGGCCGACAGTTGCTGCAGCACGTTTTGCACGTCGGCCGCGTAGACGCGGCCCGCGTCGGTCAGCACCACACGCTGGCGCACGCGGTGGAAGAGGGCGGTGCCGATCTGATCTTCCAGTTGGCGGATCTGGCGCGACACGGCGCTTTGGGTGAGGTGCAGCTCCTCGGCTGCGCGCGACACGCTCTGGTGGCGTGCCGCCGCCTCAAAGGCCAGCAGGTCGGCGGTGGAGGGCAGGAAGGCGCGGCGCAGCAAGGTCATACCGGGTTATGCATTGGGGGAATGATGATGGGTGCCAAAAATTGAGCCTTTTGAGCCTCTTCCGCGCATTGGGTATGGGGTGGCAGTCCTGATATTTTCAGGTACTTCATTCTGATTTGTGATCAAGTAGTTCCATTTTTTTGCTATCCAGGCTCCTGGGATTGGCGGATATTGGCGCATTCTTTGCGTAGGTTCTCTTGCGCGGATCTGTTTTTCTGCACCCCCTTCACCTTTGCGAGTCGCCATGTCTGCCACCCCTGCCGCCACCCCCCTTGTGTCTGAAGTTGATCAACTGTTGCAACGCCTGGGCGTGCCCCGCGCCGCCTACACCGGCGGCACGCTGGCTGCGCGCTCGCCCATCACGGGCGAGGTGCTGGCCCAGGTGCCACAGCAAAGCCCGACCGATGCCACCGCTGCCATCGGCCGCGCGCATGCGGCCTTTTTGGCATGGCGCAATGTGCCCGCACCGCGCCGGGGCGAGCTGGTGCGCCTGCTGGGCGAAGAGCTGCGCGCCGCCAAGGTTGACCTGGGCCTGCTGGTGACCATTGAGGCGGGCAAGATCCCGTCCGAAGGGCTGGGCGAGGTGCAGGAGATGATCGACATCTGCGACTTTGCCGTGGGCCTGTCGCGCCAGCTGTATGGCCTGACCATTGCCACCGAACGCCCCGGCCACCGCATGATGGAAACTTGGCACCCGTTGGGCGTGTGCGGCGTGATCTCGGCCTTCAACTTCCCCGTGGCCGTGTGGTCATGGAACGCGGCGCTGGCGCTGGTGTGCGGTGATTCGGTGGTGTGGAAGCCGTCTGAAAAGACGCCGCTCACGGCCCTGGCCACGCACGCGATTGCGCAGCGCGCCATCGCACGCTTTGGCGCCGATGCACCCGAGGGCCTGCTGGAGCTGATCGTGGGCCAGCGCGACATTGGCGAGGTGCTGGTGGATGACGCCCGCGTGCCCTTGCTGTCGGCCACGGGCTCCACCGCCATGGGCCGCGCCGTGGGCCCGCGCCTGGCAGCGCGGTTTGCGCGCGGCATCCTGGAGCTGGGCGGCAACAACGCGGCCATCGTGGGGCCCACGGCCGACCTGAACCTGGCCCTGCGCGGCATCGCGTTTGCCGCCATGGGCACGGCAGGCCAGCGCTGCACCACGCTGCGCCGCTTGTTTGTGCACGAAAGCATTTACGACCAACTGGTGCCCCAGCTGGCCAAGGTGTATGCCAACGTGAAGGTAGGCGACCCGCGCACCGCTGGCACGCTGGTAGGCCCGCTGATCGACCGCCCTGCGTTTGACGGCATGCAAAAAGCGCTGGAGCAAAGCCGTGCGCTGGGTGCCACGGTGCACGGTGGTGGCCGTGTGGAAGGCATTGGCGGTGCGGATGCGTACTACGTGCGCCCTGCGCTGGTGGAGCTGCAAAAGCACGAAGGCCCTGCACTGCACGAAACCTTTGCGCCCATCCTGTACGTGGTGCGCTACAGCACCATCGACGAAGCCATCGCCATGAACAACGCCGTGGGCGCAGGCCTGTCGTCGTCCATCTTTACGCTCAACGTGCGCGAGGCCGAGTTGTTCATGTCGGCGGCGGGCTCGGACTGCGGCATTGCCAACGTGAACATTGGCCCCAGCGGTGCCGAGATTGGTGGCGCGTTTGGTGGGGAGAAGGAAACGGGCGGCGGGCGCGAAGCCGGGTCGGACAGCTGGAAGGCCTACATGCGCCGGGCGACGAACACCATCAACTATTCGACCGCGCTGCCACTGGCGCAAGGCGTGACGTTTGATGTGTGAGTGGGAGCAGGGGCTCGGCGCACGGGTTGGAACAGAGGGGCGTGGTGTGGCCGGTTTCAGGCGAAGCCCTCGCTGACGCCCGTGCGCTTTGGGCCAGCACGAAGGGCTTTGTACGCGTTCTGCCCTGGCTTCGGCAAGCTCGGCCTGAACGGTGAGGCAACGGAGAGCAAGGAGCAAGGAACAGGGAACAGTGAGTTTTTTTAGCGCGGTACGACCGCTTTTTATTCTGCCAACGACAACACACTAGGAGACAACAACCATGGCAACTTTCCACAAGACATTCACGGCGCTCGCTGCAGGGCTGGTACTGGCTTGCACGGCCTTGGCGCCAGCGCAGGCACAAACGGCATCCACGCCCACGCTGGAGAAGATCAAGGCATCGGGCAAGGCCGTGCTGGGCGTGCGCGAGACCTCGCCGCCCATGGCCTATGCGCTGGGCGCGAATGAGAAATACGCGGGCTACCACGTCGAGCTGTGCGAGCGGGTGCTCAAGGAGATCGCGCCCGACGCCAAGCTCGAATACATGGCCGTGACGGCGCAAAACACGCTGCCCCTGGTGCAGAACGGCACGCTCGATATCGGCTGTGGCCCCACCACCAACAACACCGCGCGCCAGCAACAAGTGGCGTTTGCAGTGACCACCTACGTGAGCGAAGTGCGCATGGCGGTGCGCAAGGATTCGGACCTGAAGTCCATCAGCCAGCTCGCAGGCCGCACCATTGCCGCATCGACCGGCACCACGGCCGTGCAACTGCTGCGCAAGCAGGAGCGTGCGCTGGGCGGTGCACCCATCAAGACGGTGCTGGGCAAGGACCACCACGAGAGCTTCTTGCTGCTGGAAACCGGCCGCGCCGACGCCTTCGTGCTCGACGACAACCTGCTGGCCGGGATGATCGCCAACTCCAAAGACCCATCGGCCTACCGCATCGTCGGCGAGCCACTGGGCGCCGAGCCGATTGCGCTGCTGTTCCGCAAGGACGACCCGACCTTCAAGGCGGCGGTGGATGGTGTGCTCACCAAGCTCATGCAAAGCGGCGAGATGGAAAAGATCTACACCAAGTGGTTTGTGAACCCCATTCCACCCAAGAACATGAGCCTGAACCTGCCGCTGGGCACCACGCTGCGCCAGCTGTTTGCCACACCCAACGACAAGCCCCTGGAGACCTACCAGCAATGAACGCTCCCATCCCCGCCACGGCCTTCCGCGCGGCCGACCGCCTGGGCGCCATCGGCGTTTCGGAAATCGTGCGCCTGACGCAAGAGGCAAACCAGCTCAAGCGCCAGGGCCAGCCCGTCATCGTGCTGGGCCTGGGCGAGCCCGATTTCGACACGCCAGCCCACATTCTGGAGGCCGCGCAGCAGGCCATGGCGCGGGGGGAGACGCACTACACGGTGCTGGATGGCACGGCAGAACTCAAGGCCGCCATCCAGCACAAGTTCAAGCACGACAACGGGCTGGACTTTCAGCTCAACGAAATCACTGCAGGCGCGGGTGCCAAGCAGATCCTCTACAACGCGCTGATGGCCTCGGTGAACCCGGGCGACGAGGTGATCCTGCCCGCGCCGTACTGGACGTCTTACGCCGACATGGTGCTGATTGCCGGTGGCGTGCCCGTGGTGGTGCCCTGCACCGAAGCCAACGGCTTTCGCATCACGCCCGAACAGCTGGAGGCAGCCATCACGCCGCGCACGCGCTGGGTGTTCATCAACTCGCCCTCCAACCCCAGCGGCGCGGCCTATAGCGCCGAGCAACTGCGCCCGGTGCTGGAGGTGGTGGAGCGCCACCCGCAGGTGTGGTTGCTGGCGGACGACATCTACGAACACATCCTGTACGACGGCCGCGCGTTTGCCACGCCCGCCGCCGTGCTGCCCTCGCTGCGCGATCGCACGCTGACGGTGAACGGTGTCTCCAAAGCCTATGCCATGACCGGTTGGCGCATCGGTTATGGCGCGGGCCCCAAGGCGCTGATTGCCGCCATGGCCGTGGTGCAGAGCCAGGCCACGTCCTGCCCCTCGTCCATCAGCCAGGCGGCGGCCGTGGCGGCGCTGACGGGCCCGCAGGATGTGGTGGTTGAACGTTGCCGAGCGTTTCAAGACCGGCGCGATCTGGTCGTGGCCGCGCTCAATGCCTCACCCGGCCTGCGCTGCCGCGTGCCCGAGGGCGCGTTCTACACCTTTGCCAGTTGCGAAGGCGTGCTGGGCCGCACCACGCCGGGCGGCATGCTGCTGCGCACCGATGCCGACTTTTGCGCCTACCTGCTGCGCGAACACCATGTGGCCGTGGTGCCCGGCGGTGTGCTGGGGCTGGCGCCATACTTCCGCATCTCTTACGCTGCTTCTACCGCTGACTTGCAAGAGGCCTGCACGCGCATCCAACGTGCCTGCCAGGCGCTGTTCTGAATTTTTGATCCGATACCGCAGACATGAACACTTCGTCCCTCACCCCTCGCACGGGCGGCCAGATTCTGGTCAGCCAGCTCATCACCCATGGCGTCAAGCAGCTCTTTTGCGTGCCCGGCGAAAGTTATCTGGCCGTGCTCGACGCCCTGCACGATGCCGATATCGGCGTGACGGTGTGCCGCCAGGAGGGCGGCGCGGCCATGATGGCCGAGGCGCAGGGCAAGCTCACGGGCCAGCCCGGCATCTGCTTTGTGACGCGCGGGCCCGGCGCCACCAATGCGTCGGCCGGTGTACACATTGCGCACCAGGACTCGACCCCTATGATCCTGTTTGTGGGCCAGGTGGCCCGCAATGCCATGGGGCGTGAGGCGTTTCAGGAGCTGGACTACAGCGCCGTGTTTGGCACCATGGCCAAGTGGGTGGTGCAGATTGATGACCCGGCGCGTGTGCCCGAGCTCGTCTCGCGGGCCTTCCACGTCGCCACATCCGGCCGCCCCGGCCCTGTGGTGGTGGCGCTGCCCGAAGACATGCTGACCGAAGCGGCCATGGTGGCCGATGCGTTGCCCTACCAGGTGACGGAGACACACCCCGGCGCCGCGCAGATGGCCGAGCTTGCCCAGCGCCTGCAAGCCGCCAAGAGCCCTGTGGCCATCGTGGGTGGCAGCCGCTGGTCTGAGCAAGCTGTGCGCGAGTTCACTGCGTTTGCAGAGGCCTGGTCGATTCCTGTGTACTGCTCGTTCCGCCGCCAGATGCTGTTCCCGGCCACGCACGCCTGCTATGGCGGCGATCTGGGCCTGGGTGTGAACCCCAAGCTGCTGGCGCGCATCAAGGCATCCGATTTGGTGCTGGTGGTGGGCGGGCGGCTGTCGGAAGTGCCCTCGCAAGGCTACGAGCTGTTCGACATCCCCACGCCCGCGCAGCCCCTGGTGCATGTGCATGCCGATGCCGATGAGTTGGGCAAGCTCTACCGCCCCACCCAGGCCATCCACGCCACGCCACAGGCATTCACCGCAGCGCTCAACGCGGTGCGCCCCACAGCCGCCGTGCCGTGGAAGGCCCACACCCAGGCCGCCCACGCCGAATACCTGGCCTGGAGCGACCCGGCGCCCATTCGCATCCCCGGCAACTTGCAGATGGGCGAGGTGATGCAGCACCTCAAAGACGTACTGCCGGCCGACACCATCTTCTGCAACGGCGCGGGCAACTTTGCCACGTGGATCCACCGCTTCTGGCCGTTCACCACCTACGCCAGCCAATTGGCTCCCACCAGTGGATCGATGGGCTACGGCCTGCCTGCGGGCGTGGGCGGCAAGCGCCTGTGGCCGCAGCGCGAGGTGGTGATCTTCGCGGGCGACGGCGACTTTTTGATGCACGGCCAGGAGTTTGCGACCGCCGTGCAGTACGGCCTGCCCATCATCGTGGTGCTGCTGGACAACGCCATGTACGGCACCATCCGCATGCACCAGGAGCGCGAGTATCCCGGCCGCGTCAGCGCCACGCAGCTCAAGAACCCCGACTTCAAGGCCTACGCCCAGGCCTTTGGCGGCCACGGCGAGCGTGTGGAGCACACTGCAGAATTCGCCCCCGCCCTGGCCCGCGCGCGCGCCAGCGGCCTGCCCAGCGTATTGCACTGCCTGATCGACCCCGAGGCCATTACGCCCACGGGCACGCTGCAGGGTATTCGGAGCGCGGCGTTGGCGAAGCAGTAAACCATTCATAGAAGTTTGTTAAATAGGTTTTTCTTGCTTCTATGAATAAATAGGCGGCTTTGACTCTCTATCGAGCGCTGTGGGCGGCGCTTAATATTCATAGATTTGCTTAAAAACCAATTTTTGCTACATTCTATGAATGCCCAAGCAAAACACCAGCCCTGCTGATTACCCGCATGCCGTCTTGCAGCAGATTGAACTGCTGGGCCAACACATCGCCATCGCCCGCAAGCGGCGGGGAGAGACGCAGGCCCAGTGGGCGCGGCGGCTGGGGGTGTCTCAGCCCACCATGGCACGCATTGAGCGGGGCGATCCTTCTGTGGCCATGGCCAGCTATGTGATGTGCATGTGGCTGGTGAATCCGGCGGTGGCCGTGGCCGATTTGGTTGCGCCCCAACAAGACCATGCGGCGCTGGAGCGGGAGGTCACGAGGGCTCGCGGTCCGCGCAAATCGGCCAAAAGCGTTGCGCGCCCTGGTGCCAGTACAGTGGCTGCGCCTGTGCCGTCTCGGTCTGTCCCGGCGGCGGCAGTCGGCTTGGCTGCGCTCATTCAACCCGGCCTTTCAAAGGCCCCGCGATGAAGTCGCGCGTGGGTGTGAATCCCCGCAGCTATGTGCCGCAAGACCAGCTTTACCTGTGGGCGCTGGTGAACCCCGCGCAGCCCACATTGGTGGGCGCGTTGCGCTTGTCCCAGCTCGTGGCCGACTGCGCCACCTTCCACTATGCCGAAGAGTGGTGGCACTTTCCGCTCAGTGAGGACTTGCCTTTGGTGGCTGAGCAGGAGTTCACCGCAGGCGAGCGCAACAGCGCCCCCGGTGCCATTGACGATGCCCGGCCCGACCGCTGGGGCGAGCGCATCATCCGGCATGTGGACCGGCCCGCGCGCCTGTCGATCTTGGAGATGCTGCTGTTTGCGGGTGATGACCGTTTTGGTGCGCTGGGTGTTTCGGTCTCTGCGGATCGGTACGTGCCACGCTCACTGGGGCCTTATCCCCAACTGCGGGACTTGGCGCAGCTAAGCGCCGCCATGGAAGACCTGCAGACCCAGGCCCCGGTGACCGCTGAAATGCAGCGCCTTATTCAACCCGGTGTGACGTTGGGCGGCGCACGGCCCAAGGCTCTGCTGCAAACCGATGCGGGGCCTTGCGTCATCAAGTTCAGTGAGCTGGACGATGCGGTGGACACGCCGCTGGTCGAACACGCCACCATGACGCTGGCCGCCCAGGCAGGCATCCGCGTGGCTGCTACGGGTGTGCTGCCCATTCCAGCACGGCATGGCAAGGCGCGTCATGCGTTGACGATTGAGCGTTTTGACAGAGTGGGTGGGTACCGCCTGCATTGCCTGTCGGCCCGCACGGCGCTGCGTGCTGCGCGGCTGCCTGAGAGCTATAGCGCGCTGGCCACGGTGCTGCTGCGACTGGCCCACCCCGACACACAGGTGGCGCAGCGTGAAGAGTTGTTCAAGCGCATGGTGTTCAACATCTTCATGGACAACACCGACGACCATGAGCGCAACCACAGTCTGCGCTTGGGGCTGGATGGCTACCACGAGCTGACCCCTGCGTACGACGTGGTGCCCACGCTGCAAAACCTGGGTTACCAGCAGATGGTGGTGGGTCGCGAAGGTGCTGTATCCAGCCTGGAGAACGCGCTGACTGAGCTGCGTGAATTCGGCATCAAACGCGCGCGTGCCATGGAGCTTATCCAGCAGGTCGCACGCGTGGTGAACGGATGGCAAGACCATTTTGTGAAGCAGGGCGTGTGCCGTGCAGATATGGAGCAGCTGCAAGCCAGCATCGACCGAGAGGCATTGCAAACCCAAAGGGCGGCTTTTCTCTAACTCGCAGCTTGTGATGTTGGTGGCAGCAGCCTGTCAACGCGCCGCGCACAATATCGGCTGTGACCGTTCCTGACCCCGAAACCGCCCTCGATAGCCCGGCCGCTGCAACCCAGCCCGACGGCAAGCTGCGCCGCATTGCGCACCTGGACATGGATGCGTTCTATGCCTCGGTGGAGTTGCTGCGCTACCCGCAACTCAAAGGGTTGCCTGTGGTGATTGGCGGCGGTCGGCGTAAGGTGGACGATTTGCTGCTGCAAAGTCCCGATGGCTCGGGGCCACGGGAGCCGTGTTTCATCCCGGTGGAGGACTTTCCTCTGCTCAAAGACTACGTGGGCCGGGGCGTCATCACCACGGCCACCTATGCTGCGCGGCAGTTCGGTGTGGGTTCGGCCATGGGCATGATGAAAGCGGCCCGGCTGTGCCCGCAGGCCATCGTGCTGCCGGTGGATTTTGACGAAGTGCGGCGCTTCTCGCGCCTGTTCAAAAGCACCATCACCGAGATTGCCCCCGTGATGCAGGACCGGGGTGTGGACGAGGTGTATATCGACTTCACCGACGTGCCCGGTGGCCAGCGCGAAGGCGGGCGTGTGCTGGCGCGGCTCATCCAGAAAAGCATTTTTGAGACGACAGGGCTGACCTGCTCGATCGGCGTGGCGCCTAACCGGTTGCTGGCCAAGATGGCGAGCGAGTTCAACAAGCCCAACGGTATTTCTATCGTCTATAAGGAAGACCTGCAGGGCAAGATCTGGCCGCTGAACGTGCGCAAGATCAACGGCATCGGCCCCAAGGCGGGCGAGAAGCTGGCGCGCCTGGGCATAGAGACCATTGGGCAACTGGCAGCGCAGGACCCGCAGTGGCTCATGGGTCACTTTGGCAAGTCCACCGGGGCCTGGATGCACCGCGTGGCCTGGGGCCGCGAC
It contains:
- a CDS encoding type II toxin-antitoxin system HipA family toxin, which gives rise to MKSRVGVNPRSYVPQDQLYLWALVNPAQPTLVGALRLSQLVADCATFHYAEEWWHFPLSEDLPLVAEQEFTAGERNSAPGAIDDARPDRWGERIIRHVDRPARLSILEMLLFAGDDRFGALGVSVSADRYVPRSLGPYPQLRDLAQLSAAMEDLQTQAPVTAEMQRLIQPGVTLGGARPKALLQTDAGPCVIKFSELDDAVDTPLVEHATMTLAAQAGIRVAATGVLPIPARHGKARHALTIERFDRVGGYRLHCLSARTALRAARLPESYSALATVLLRLAHPDTQVAQREELFKRMVFNIFMDNTDDHERNHSLRLGLDGYHELTPAYDVVPTLQNLGYQQMVVGREGAVSSLENALTELREFGIKRARAMELIQQVARVVNGWQDHFVKQGVCRADMEQLQASIDREALQTQRAAFL
- a CDS encoding Y-family DNA polymerase, translating into MDAFYASVELLRYPQLKGLPVVIGGGRRKVDDLLLQSPDGSGPREPCFIPVEDFPLLKDYVGRGVITTATYAARQFGVGSAMGMMKAARLCPQAIVLPVDFDEVRRFSRLFKSTITEIAPVMQDRGVDEVYIDFTDVPGGQREGGRVLARLIQKSIFETTGLTCSIGVAPNRLLAKMASEFNKPNGISIVYKEDLQGKIWPLNVRKINGIGPKAGEKLARLGIETIGQLAAQDPQWLMGHFGKSTGAWMHRVAWGRDDSPVVTESEPVSMSRETTFDRDLHAVHDRAELGRIFTDLCMRVAEDLQRKGYVARTIGIKLRYDDFKIATRDHTAAFYTADGAAIRHIAGQCLKRVPLDKRLRLLGVRASTLARLGQEPAPDARVAEPPAMRQGGRRLDGSTMEIGQLF